In a single window of the Luteibacter rhizovicinus DSM 16549 genome:
- the tssH gene encoding type VI secretion system ATPase TssH translates to MTDISRTALFGKLNAVAYEAIEGATVACRLRGHREVELVHWLQQILQLGDSDLHRIVRHVGIDPSRLARDLHEALERLPGGASAVSDLSADIEEAVERAWVYATLSFGETQVRTGYLVAGIVRTRRLRHVLIGISNEFAKIRAEGLVEELPGMIAGSREERLAATDGFRMGHAAASADSPAPAQMGKREGLQRYTVDLTAQAREGRIDPVVGRDDEIRQVVDILMRRRQNNPMLVGEAGVGKTAVVEGFAQRIVAGDVPPALREVELRVLDVGLLQAGASMKGEFENRLRQVVDEVQASATPVILFIDEAHTLVGAGGAAGTGDAANLLKPALARGTLRTIGATTWAEYKKHIEKDPALTRRFQTVQVGEPDEAKAVLMLRTVAGVMEAHHGVQVLDEAIEAAVRLSHRYIPARQLPDKGVSLLDTACARVAVSHHAVPARVADARRRIEALEAEQAIIDREGAIGIDVLERKSVVETALDAEADRLAGLEQDWAEEGDLVKDILDLRSRLRDASETGSDGTDGGGREDMLVDLRILQAALAERQGEMPLILPAVDQQAVASVVADWTGIPVGRMVRSELETVMNLAALMGQRVIGQDHAMEMIARRVQTSRAGLDNPDKPIGVFMLAGTSGVGKTETALALAETLYGGEHNLITINMSEFQEAHTVSTLKGAPPGYVGYGEGGVLTEAVRRRPYSVVLLDEVEKAHPDVHEIFFQVFDKGVMEDGEGRRIDFRNTLIILTTNAGTETIERLCADAARVPDVETMASALRAPLLDVFPPALLGRLVAVPYYPLSRQMLGEIVRLQLSRIKRRIEDRYRVPFECTEAATALVVSRCTESESGGRMIDAILTNTMLPDVSRELLMRTIAGDKVQRAQVDASGGTFVYRFDDLDVPQGEGVTHA, encoded by the coding sequence GTGACCGACATCAGTCGTACTGCACTGTTCGGCAAGCTCAACGCCGTTGCCTATGAAGCCATCGAAGGCGCCACGGTGGCCTGCCGCCTGCGCGGGCACCGCGAGGTCGAGCTCGTGCACTGGCTGCAGCAGATCCTGCAGCTAGGCGATTCCGATCTCCATCGAATCGTCCGTCACGTGGGCATCGATCCGTCGCGCCTCGCGCGCGATCTTCATGAGGCGCTGGAGCGCCTGCCGGGCGGTGCGAGCGCCGTGAGCGACCTCTCCGCCGATATCGAGGAAGCCGTCGAGCGCGCCTGGGTCTATGCCACGCTGAGCTTTGGCGAGACGCAGGTGCGTACGGGCTATCTCGTCGCCGGCATCGTTCGCACGCGTCGCCTGCGTCATGTGCTGATCGGCATCTCGAACGAGTTCGCGAAGATCCGCGCGGAGGGCCTGGTCGAGGAGCTTCCGGGCATGATCGCCGGGTCTCGCGAAGAGCGCCTCGCCGCGACTGATGGGTTCCGCATGGGCCATGCCGCGGCGTCGGCGGACTCGCCCGCACCGGCCCAGATGGGCAAGCGGGAAGGCCTGCAGCGCTACACCGTCGACCTCACTGCGCAGGCGCGCGAGGGCAGGATCGACCCTGTCGTCGGTCGCGACGATGAGATTCGCCAGGTCGTCGACATCCTCATGCGCCGCCGGCAGAACAATCCCATGCTGGTGGGCGAAGCGGGCGTCGGCAAGACCGCGGTGGTTGAAGGTTTTGCGCAGCGCATCGTCGCCGGCGATGTGCCGCCTGCGCTTCGCGAGGTGGAATTGCGCGTGCTGGATGTCGGCCTCCTGCAGGCGGGCGCAAGCATGAAGGGCGAGTTCGAGAACCGCCTTCGCCAGGTGGTCGACGAAGTCCAGGCATCGGCGACGCCGGTCATCCTGTTCATCGACGAGGCGCATACGCTGGTCGGTGCCGGTGGCGCAGCCGGTACGGGCGACGCTGCCAACCTTCTGAAGCCCGCGCTCGCGCGAGGCACGCTGCGCACGATCGGCGCGACGACCTGGGCCGAGTACAAGAAGCACATCGAGAAGGACCCCGCGCTCACCCGCCGCTTCCAGACCGTGCAGGTCGGCGAGCCGGACGAGGCGAAGGCCGTGCTGATGCTGCGAACGGTGGCGGGTGTGATGGAAGCGCACCACGGGGTCCAGGTGCTCGATGAGGCCATCGAGGCAGCGGTGCGATTGTCGCATCGCTATATTCCCGCCCGTCAGCTCCCGGACAAGGGCGTGAGCCTGCTCGATACGGCGTGCGCGCGGGTGGCGGTCAGTCACCATGCCGTCCCGGCACGCGTCGCCGATGCGCGCCGGCGGATCGAGGCGCTCGAGGCCGAGCAGGCCATCATTGATCGCGAAGGCGCGATAGGCATCGATGTGCTCGAGCGCAAGAGCGTGGTCGAGACCGCACTGGACGCCGAAGCGGACCGCCTGGCCGGGCTGGAGCAGGACTGGGCGGAGGAGGGCGACCTGGTCAAGGATATCCTCGACCTGCGCTCCCGACTTCGCGACGCTAGCGAAACAGGGTCCGACGGTACCGATGGCGGCGGGCGCGAGGACATGCTCGTCGACCTGCGGATCCTGCAGGCCGCGCTTGCCGAACGCCAGGGCGAAATGCCGTTGATCCTGCCTGCTGTCGACCAGCAAGCGGTGGCTTCAGTGGTCGCCGACTGGACCGGCATTCCTGTCGGCCGCATGGTCCGCAGCGAACTGGAAACCGTGATGAACCTGGCGGCCCTGATGGGCCAGCGGGTGATCGGGCAGGACCATGCCATGGAAATGATCGCCAGGCGGGTGCAGACATCGCGCGCGGGCCTGGACAATCCCGACAAACCCATCGGCGTCTTCATGCTTGCGGGCACGTCGGGTGTCGGCAAGACCGAAACGGCGTTGGCGCTGGCCGAGACGCTGTACGGCGGTGAGCACAACCTGATCACGATCAACATGAGCGAGTTCCAGGAGGCGCACACCGTCTCCACGCTCAAGGGCGCGCCGCCCGGCTATGTCGGTTACGGGGAAGGCGGGGTGCTTACCGAGGCGGTGCGTCGCCGGCCTTACTCGGTCGTGCTGCTGGACGAGGTCGAGAAGGCCCATCCGGACGTGCATGAGATCTTCTTCCAGGTCTTCGACAAGGGCGTCATGGAAGACGGCGAAGGGCGCCGTATCGATTTCCGCAACACGCTCATCATCCTGACGACGAACGCGGGAACGGAGACGATCGAGCGGCTGTGTGCCGACGCGGCGCGTGTACCGGACGTCGAGACGATGGCGTCCGCCCTGCGCGCGCCACTGCTCGATGTCTTTCCACCCGCGTTGCTGGGGCGGCTCGTGGCCGTGCCGTATTACCCGCTCAGCCGGCAGATGCTCGGCGAAATCGTCCGCTTGCAGCTATCGCGGATCAAGCGGCGGATCGAAGATCGCTATCGCGTGCCTTTCGAGTGCACGGAGGCGGCGACGGCCCTGGTGGTCAGCCGGTGCACGGAAAGCGAGAGCGGCGGTCGCATGATCGACGCGATCCTGACCAACACGATGTTGCCCGACGTCAGCCGCGAACTGCTCATGCGGACCATTGCGGGTGACAAGGTGCAACGCGCACAGGTCGACGCCTCGGGCGGCACGTTCGTCTACCGGTTCGACGACCTCGATGTCCCGCAAGGGGAGGGCGTGACCCATGCCTAA
- a CDS encoding type VI secretion system Vgr family protein: MSHAITLTSTLGETLRFANMSATEELGRLSTFRIEAISKNASVDLRALLGSPMTVTVTTPQGYVRYYNGIVAEAEQGAFVQIENVRYAVYTFAVVPKPWLLRQTLDCRIYKNKTVPQIVREVLSEFGYGDVRLSLTANYSPREYCVQYRESYFDFISRLMEQEGIYYYFTHAAGSHTMVLADALGAHSTVATFETIPYAPPTERGHRMKASISDWTTGRTVNPTRVRLDDYDYQRPRASLLANEQVTDSADAHGVSGLEIYDYPYGSVGYAQALADGQRYAQVRADALNVPQATSSGVTDAVGLTTGALFRFKDFPLAEANQEYLVVAATTRLVEVDYQGGGVEPDQDEAPFACHFRVIRSRQPFRSEQTTAWPVIAGVQTAVVYGQTDEDIEVDSAGRVQVTFFWNPSSKPKSDQSCPVRVASSWSGKRWGAQFIPRVGQEVIVGFHDGNPDRPLILGSVYNQEHMPPHALPGDRTRSGVVSRSLLGASGEANEIRFEDRKGAEELLFHAQRDLRHEAENDHVTTIDRDETETIKRDRSHDIGRDDTLKVGRRLRIEAGEEIELVTGLARILMKRTGEIQITGSRLALNGAATINLVSGGATSLTSGAAVSVTAGATVTVNATAAIAVTSGAALMLSSTLGPAVLKGMPPLLL; the protein is encoded by the coding sequence GTGAGTCACGCCATCACGCTGACGTCAACGCTGGGCGAGACGCTGCGGTTCGCCAACATGAGCGCGACCGAAGAACTCGGGCGCCTGTCTACCTTCCGTATCGAAGCGATCAGCAAGAACGCTTCGGTCGACCTGCGTGCGCTTCTCGGCAGCCCGATGACGGTGACGGTGACGACGCCACAGGGCTATGTCCGGTACTACAACGGCATCGTCGCCGAAGCGGAGCAGGGCGCGTTCGTGCAGATCGAGAACGTGCGGTATGCCGTCTACACCTTCGCCGTGGTTCCCAAACCCTGGCTGTTGCGGCAGACCCTGGATTGCCGCATCTACAAGAACAAAACGGTGCCGCAGATCGTCCGCGAGGTGTTATCCGAGTTTGGTTACGGCGATGTCCGGCTCAGCCTCACGGCGAACTATTCACCGCGTGAGTACTGCGTGCAGTATCGCGAGAGCTACTTCGACTTCATCAGCCGGCTGATGGAGCAGGAAGGCATCTACTACTACTTTACGCACGCGGCAGGAAGCCACACCATGGTCCTGGCCGATGCCCTGGGGGCGCACTCGACGGTAGCCACCTTCGAGACGATCCCCTATGCACCGCCTACCGAGCGGGGCCACCGGATGAAGGCGTCGATCAGCGACTGGACCACCGGTCGCACCGTCAACCCGACCCGCGTGCGGCTGGACGATTACGACTACCAGCGACCGCGTGCCTCGCTGCTGGCGAACGAGCAGGTCACGGACAGCGCCGATGCGCATGGCGTATCGGGTCTGGAAATCTACGACTACCCCTATGGATCCGTCGGCTACGCCCAGGCGCTGGCGGACGGACAGCGCTATGCGCAGGTACGCGCGGACGCGCTGAACGTGCCCCAGGCAACGTCGTCGGGCGTGACCGACGCCGTCGGGCTGACCACGGGCGCCTTGTTCCGATTTAAGGATTTCCCGCTCGCCGAGGCGAATCAGGAGTATCTGGTCGTGGCCGCGACAACGCGCCTGGTCGAGGTCGACTACCAGGGCGGCGGCGTCGAACCGGACCAGGACGAAGCACCCTTCGCCTGTCACTTCCGTGTGATTCGCAGCCGCCAGCCCTTCCGTTCGGAGCAGACGACGGCGTGGCCGGTCATCGCTGGCGTGCAGACCGCCGTGGTCTACGGACAGACGGACGAAGACATCGAGGTCGACAGTGCCGGGCGCGTGCAGGTCACGTTCTTCTGGAATCCGTCATCCAAGCCGAAGTCGGATCAGTCCTGCCCGGTGCGCGTCGCATCGAGCTGGTCGGGCAAGCGCTGGGGTGCGCAGTTCATCCCGCGCGTCGGCCAGGAGGTGATCGTCGGCTTTCACGATGGCAATCCGGATCGTCCGCTGATCCTGGGCAGTGTCTACAACCAGGAGCACATGCCACCCCACGCGCTGCCCGGGGACCGTACGCGCAGCGGCGTGGTCAGCCGCAGCCTTCTAGGCGCATCGGGTGAAGCCAACGAGATCCGCTTCGAAGATCGCAAGGGTGCCGAGGAGCTGCTCTTCCACGCCCAGCGCGATCTTCGTCATGAGGCCGAGAACGATCACGTCACGACGATCGACCGCGACGAAACCGAAACCATCAAGCGCGATCGCTCCCACGACATCGGCCGCGACGACACACTCAAGGTCGGTCGCCGCCTGCGCATCGAAGCGGGTGAGGAGATCGAACTGGTCACGGGGCTGGCCCGCATCCTGATGAAGCGTACCGGCGAGATCCAGATCACCGGCAGCAGGCTCGCACTCAACGGTGCGGCGACGATCAACCTGGTCTCGGGCGGCGCGACGTCGCTGACGTCCGGCGCCGCCGTGTCGGTCACCGCAGGCGCCACCGTCACCGTCAACGCGACCGCCGCCATCGCCGTCACATCCGGCGCGGCCTTGATGCTCTCTTCCACGCTGGGTCCGGCCGTGCTCAAGGGCATGCCGCCGTTGCTGCTATGA
- a CDS encoding DUF6931 family protein → MVLDAQALALLSDDMTERAAARALLDHGDMGAALRLALRLMPRGYVVPWLCQCVRAEAPEGDVLDGLLVAEAWLRERGEPRRRSALAFAAERHYVGIGALVAASAAWSEGFLLDGEGREVAPVAAQLMAVVAAAALLSLASTFPDFDARSRAFVASAMALLPPEESA, encoded by the coding sequence ATGGTTCTGGACGCCCAGGCCCTTGCGCTGCTTAGCGATGACATGACCGAGCGGGCAGCGGCGCGCGCGCTGCTTGACCATGGCGACATGGGTGCCGCCTTGCGTTTGGCCCTGCGCCTGATGCCGCGTGGCTACGTCGTGCCGTGGCTTTGCCAATGCGTCCGAGCCGAAGCGCCGGAAGGCGATGTCCTCGATGGCCTCCTGGTTGCCGAGGCGTGGCTGCGCGAGCGTGGCGAGCCCCGCCGCCGCAGTGCGCTGGCTTTTGCTGCCGAGCGCCATTACGTCGGCATCGGCGCGCTGGTCGCTGCGAGCGCGGCGTGGTCGGAAGGCTTCCTTCTCGACGGCGAGGGCAGGGAGGTGGCGCCTGTCGCCGCCCAGCTCATGGCCGTCGTGGCCGCTGCCGCTTTGTTGAGCCTGGCGTCCACCTTTCCCGATTTCGATGCGCGTAGCCGCGCATTCGTCGCCTCGGCGATGGCACTGCTTCCCCCGGAGGAATCCGCATGA
- the tagH gene encoding type VI secretion system-associated FHA domain protein TagH, whose translation MNSSTAPSLVLSVLGDHAGDVSERTSVRVEGHDLSIGRAEHCDWVLQAHGVSRQHAFVRHLNGLYFLEDRSTNGMLLNGMPLRGGEPVTLSDGDRLQLDTFEILVTVETPPEVVTEATARRDRDNTLRTLRVSRREPGVAESSSLPSMAHDASTSLIPGVAGGAASLDPLAWFGSELTAAHEAVRDVEPSAHWNHASPMDGHFLAPHVEAPIVGRQEASVLPENWDRTRSLFTLPSTREGAVLQEGVALPAVDAPLASEHAPAAVAQAAPAGLPAATPSAALAPAAAPTPMPPHASVPVAANIESLFTLVLEGVMDVLRARAELKNGFRLPATLIQRRENNPLKFAPTGSEALARVLAAPNDAFLSGEAAITDAMDDIRLHQVALLAGVRAAFDDLIAQFDPSRFEDGEARRPRFGFGAAKGPWERYRAHFDGLAADPEERFRRLFGDEFARTYEDQLARAKRDGR comes from the coding sequence ATGAACTCATCCACCGCGCCGAGCCTCGTGCTCTCGGTGCTCGGCGACCATGCCGGCGACGTATCCGAACGCACATCAGTGCGAGTCGAGGGTCACGACCTGAGCATCGGCCGCGCCGAACACTGCGACTGGGTACTGCAGGCGCACGGCGTCTCTCGCCAGCATGCCTTCGTGCGCCACCTCAACGGCCTTTACTTCCTCGAGGACCGAAGCACCAATGGCATGCTTCTGAACGGTATGCCTCTGCGTGGCGGTGAGCCGGTAACGCTGAGTGATGGCGATCGCCTGCAACTGGATACCTTCGAGATCCTCGTCACCGTGGAGACGCCGCCGGAGGTCGTTACCGAAGCCACGGCGCGTCGTGACCGCGACAACACCTTGCGTACTTTGCGCGTCTCGCGCAGGGAGCCTGGGGTGGCCGAATCGTCGTCGCTTCCATCCATGGCGCACGACGCCTCGACCTCATTGATTCCCGGCGTCGCTGGCGGCGCCGCGTCCCTGGATCCGTTGGCTTGGTTCGGTAGTGAACTGACTGCCGCTCACGAGGCTGTCCGTGATGTCGAACCCTCGGCGCACTGGAACCATGCCTCGCCCATGGACGGCCACTTCCTTGCACCGCACGTCGAAGCGCCGATCGTGGGCCGGCAGGAAGCCTCCGTGCTACCCGAAAACTGGGATCGCACGCGTAGCCTGTTCACCTTGCCGAGCACACGGGAGGGCGCCGTACTTCAGGAAGGCGTCGCGCTTCCGGCCGTCGATGCCCCGTTAGCGTCCGAGCATGCGCCTGCCGCCGTAGCCCAGGCGGCTCCTGCAGGCTTACCTGCAGCTACGCCTTCTGCAGCGCTCGCACCCGCAGCTGCGCCGACACCAATGCCGCCACATGCGTCGGTACCCGTCGCGGCAAACATCGAATCGCTCTTCACCCTCGTCCTGGAAGGCGTGATGGACGTGCTGCGTGCACGCGCCGAATTGAAGAACGGCTTTCGCCTGCCGGCTACCCTGATCCAGCGTCGGGAAAACAATCCGCTGAAATTCGCCCCCACGGGTAGTGAAGCGCTGGCCCGCGTACTGGCGGCGCCGAACGATGCCTTTCTCTCCGGTGAGGCGGCGATTACCGATGCGATGGACGACATCCGTTTGCACCAGGTGGCTTTGCTGGCGGGTGTGCGTGCAGCCTTCGACGACCTGATCGCGCAGTTCGATCCGTCGCGTTTCGAGGACGGCGAGGCGCGTCGCCCGCGTTTCGGCTTCGGCGCGGCGAAGGGGCCGTGGGAACGCTATCGCGCCCATTTCGACGGCCTTGCCGCCGATCCCGAAGAACGTTTTCGCCGTCTTTTCGGCGACGAGTTCGCCCGGACCTATGAAGACCAACTGGCGCGCGCCAAGCGCGACGGCCGCTGA
- the tssK gene encoding type VI secretion system baseplate subunit TssK, giving the protein MTAFNKVVWSEGLFLRPQHMQQQDRYTERYVELRAATLRPHPWGFDELEIERDLLSIGKLGIRRARGVFPDGTPFSMPDRDPLPPPLEIDTNWRDQVIYLSLPLRTPSQPESLWPATQAPGQLARFAVRETEVSDASGSTTESVVLEVGGLSTRMTAAVQAREGLVDLPLAHLVECRADRRVVLDDGFVPSALACRASERLTLFLTELLGLLHQRGEALAGRVGGTDRTSTAELADFLMLQLVNRYQPQLAHLAEAPLLHPEDLYRLLLGMAGEMATFTTPGKRSETFPPYRHDRLRESFEPVIAALRLSLSAVLEQTAIPVPLQQRKYGVWVGTVADGSLLDGASFVLAAKADIAAAEMRRRLPSQSKIGPVEKIRDLVNLQLPGIAVASLAVAPRQIPFHAGYQYFELDTASPMWKTLRTSGGVALHFGDGFDGLALELWAVRS; this is encoded by the coding sequence ATGACCGCATTCAACAAGGTGGTGTGGAGCGAGGGTTTGTTCCTTCGCCCGCAACACATGCAGCAACAAGACCGCTATACCGAGCGTTACGTGGAACTGCGCGCAGCGACCTTGCGACCGCATCCATGGGGATTCGACGAACTGGAGATCGAACGTGATCTGCTCTCGATCGGCAAGCTGGGCATTCGCCGGGCACGCGGGGTCTTTCCCGACGGGACGCCATTCTCCATGCCTGACCGCGACCCGTTGCCGCCGCCCCTGGAGATAGACACGAACTGGCGTGATCAGGTGATCTACCTGAGCTTGCCCTTGCGGACACCCTCGCAGCCGGAAAGCCTCTGGCCGGCCACACAGGCGCCAGGCCAGCTGGCCCGGTTCGCTGTGCGCGAGACGGAAGTCAGCGATGCCTCCGGAAGTACAACGGAAAGCGTCGTGCTCGAAGTCGGTGGTCTGAGCACCCGGATGACGGCCGCCGTGCAAGCGCGCGAAGGACTGGTCGACCTTCCCCTCGCTCATCTGGTGGAATGCCGGGCGGACCGTCGCGTCGTGCTGGACGATGGCTTCGTGCCCAGTGCGCTGGCATGCCGGGCATCCGAGAGGCTGACGCTGTTCCTCACCGAACTGCTTGGCCTGCTGCACCAGCGTGGCGAGGCGCTGGCCGGCCGCGTCGGCGGTACCGATCGGACGAGCACGGCCGAGTTGGCCGACTTCCTCATGTTGCAACTGGTCAATCGCTACCAACCGCAACTGGCGCATCTGGCCGAGGCGCCCTTGCTTCATCCGGAAGACCTGTACCGCTTGCTCTTGGGCATGGCGGGTGAAATGGCGACCTTCACCACGCCAGGAAAACGCAGCGAGACGTTTCCTCCGTACCGTCATGATCGCCTTCGCGAGAGTTTCGAGCCCGTGATCGCGGCGCTGCGCCTGAGCCTCAGCGCCGTCCTGGAGCAGACGGCCATCCCTGTGCCGCTGCAGCAGCGCAAGTACGGCGTATGGGTCGGCACCGTTGCCGATGGCAGTTTGCTGGACGGGGCGTCCTTCGTGCTGGCGGCCAAGGCCGACATCGCCGCAGCGGAGATGCGTCGTCGCTTGCCGTCGCAATCCAAGATCGGCCCGGTGGAGAAGATCCGCGACCTGGTCAACCTGCAGCTGCCAGGCATCGCCGTGGCCTCCCTCGCGGTCGCGCCGCGGCAGATTCCGTTCCACGCGGGCTACCAGTACTTCGAACTCGATACCGCCTCGCCGATGTGGAAGACGCTGCGCACCTCGGGCGGCGTGGCCCTGCATTTCGGCGACGGCTTTGACGGCCTGGCGCTGGAACTGTGGGCGGTGAGGAGTTGA
- the icmH gene encoding type IVB secretion system protein IcmH/DotU translates to MKRDDFDASPGADATIVRPSGMRAQTPPLPRERDPRHDAERDLSRATQELPSAGGNPLVRAANPLLLLAAQLRNSVEAPDPALLRDRAIAYLRRFEDTGARAGIDAQTAVAARYVLCTMIDEAVLDSPWGEQTGWSRQTLLVTFHGETYGGEKFFVILDRLAQDMVRHIDLVEMMYLCLALGFGGKYLVESGGQGRLADRREDVYRRIMAYRAAAPVALSPRWQGVDRPLKPRRGVPVWMAGLAACCLLFGVWVFLHTRLNGAAEPVSARLATIGLHGVPLPATAAPKPPSASLRQLLADDTRAGALSVDERPDGQATLRLAAAEMFPSGGADVAADQVALIGRVAHALNQVRGRVIVVGHTDDQPIRSLRFKDNFELSAARARNVSALLSRDLDDPRRVESSGAGASQPVATPPDLPANRARNRRVDILFVPEAG, encoded by the coding sequence ATGAAGCGTGACGATTTCGATGCCTCGCCAGGGGCCGATGCCACGATCGTGCGACCGAGCGGCATGCGTGCGCAGACACCGCCGTTGCCACGCGAACGCGATCCCCGCCACGACGCCGAGCGCGATCTGTCTCGCGCGACGCAGGAGTTGCCGTCGGCCGGCGGCAATCCGCTCGTGCGCGCTGCTAATCCGTTGCTCTTGCTCGCAGCGCAGCTTCGCAACAGCGTCGAAGCTCCCGATCCTGCATTGTTGCGCGACCGTGCCATAGCCTACCTGCGCCGCTTTGAAGACACGGGCGCACGTGCGGGCATCGATGCGCAGACTGCTGTCGCAGCGCGCTATGTGCTCTGCACGATGATCGACGAGGCGGTGCTGGATTCGCCGTGGGGCGAGCAGACCGGCTGGAGCCGGCAAACCCTGCTGGTCACCTTTCACGGCGAAACCTATGGCGGTGAGAAGTTCTTCGTCATTCTCGATCGCCTGGCCCAGGACATGGTCCGTCATATCGACCTGGTGGAGATGATGTATCTCTGCCTGGCGCTCGGCTTCGGTGGCAAGTACCTCGTCGAATCCGGTGGCCAGGGGCGACTTGCCGACCGCCGCGAGGATGTCTACCGACGCATCATGGCGTATCGCGCGGCGGCACCCGTGGCCTTGTCACCTCGCTGGCAGGGGGTCGATCGTCCGCTGAAGCCCCGTCGCGGTGTACCGGTGTGGATGGCCGGCTTGGCGGCATGCTGCCTTCTCTTCGGCGTCTGGGTGTTCCTGCATACACGTCTCAACGGCGCGGCGGAACCGGTCAGCGCGCGTCTGGCGACCATCGGCCTGCATGGCGTGCCGTTGCCTGCGACGGCCGCGCCGAAGCCACCATCGGCCAGCCTCCGCCAGTTGCTCGCTGACGACACGCGCGCAGGTGCGTTGTCGGTCGATGAGCGGCCGGATGGGCAAGCGACGCTGCGACTGGCGGCTGCGGAGATGTTTCCGTCGGGTGGGGCCGATGTCGCGGCGGATCAGGTAGCCCTGATCGGGCGCGTCGCGCACGCGCTGAACCAGGTGCGCGGTCGCGTCATCGTGGTGGGTCACACCGACGACCAGCCGATCCGTTCGTTACGCTTCAAGGACAATTTCGAACTTTCCGCGGCGCGTGCACGCAATGTCAGCGCCTTGCTTTCCCGTGATCTGGACGACCCGCGACGCGTGGAATCCAGCGGTGCCGGCGCGTCACAGCCGGTCGCCACGCCGCCTGACCTGCCGGCTAACCGCGCGCGCAACCGTCGCGTCGACATCCTGTTCGTTCCGGAGGCCGGATGA